Sequence from the Christiangramia fulva genome:
CCGATCTTATTACTTCTGTTTTTCAAACCAGAGGTTTCGGGTGCGGCCCGCGGAAACTTTAAAGCCAGTGATCTTTCCATTTATATCACGCTTGAAATGAATTTTAAGTAGTGGATATTCGCCCGCAAATACATCCTGTTCTATGGGTTTAAGCTGTAAATCCCCGCCCCGGCGGTCCTTTGTCATTAGGATTCCATTGTTGATATCAAGCTTTATAAAGCTTTCCAGTTCAGAACTATAGTATTTTCCAGTATAATCCTGCAATTTATCCATTGTGGGATGCGAGGATTCGATACGCTTCAGCATCGGTTGGTCATCTTCACTGATAAGAATCAATTGCTCTACAGTTCCATCACTTCTCCGCTTAAAACTTACCCGGCGGGCGCTTCCATCCTCATACTGAAACAGGGTATCCGAAAGTGCTACAAGCGGAATGTGTTCTCCTGGTAATGAAGTTTCAAAAAGTTGTCCATGTGAAGTCTCATAAATTATTGCGGGAATAGGGAAGTTCTCTGGCGCCCGATACGTACCCGCATAATTCTCCAGTAGTTCAGGAGCGACATGCACTGTTTCCCGATTAGCAATGGATTTCCCATGTTCTTTCGGTTCCATGTAATTTTCGAGGTATATATCAGCGACCTGAAGTGCTCTTTTTCCGGCATTCCCATCCCTTCTATTACAAAGGGTGATGACAGTAAAATTATAATCTGGAAAGCGCCTTAGATAAGTACGGTAACCTTCATATGCTCCCCCATGTCCAACAGTGCGCAGGCCACGATAATCTCCTATCCCTAACCCAAGGGCATAATCGAGGGTATCACCATTTTTGAGAATTCCCCGGGTAAGCATCATATTTGCTACTTTTTCTCCGCCAACTTTAT
This genomic interval carries:
- a CDS encoding serine hydrolase domain-containing protein, whose amino-acid sequence is MKTLNITFLFILFVFQYSFAQTKQPVTLKGKAEKVDSIMADYDRNDAPGCAVGVVQDGKLIFAKGYGMADLEHDAPITPETNFYLASVSKQFTAFAVALLADEGKLSLDDDIRKWIPELPDYGQTITIKNLLHHTSGLRDFLALLSIAGRPNDGRLTTNETLNIISRQQELNFQPGTEYLYSNTGYFLLGVLVERVSGQSLKEFAEKHIFGPLGMKRTTYRDNHNMLIEDRAMAYEKDSTSGFGYQLNMPGFDVVGSGGVYSNIEDLARWADNLESHKVGGEKVANMMLTRGILKNGDTLDYALGLGIGDYRGLRTVGHGGAYEGYRTYLRRFPDYNFTVITLCNRRDGNAGKRALQVADIYLENYMEPKEHGKSIANRETVHVAPELLENYAGTYRAPENFPIPAIIYETSHGQLFETSLPGEHIPLVALSDTLFQYEDGSARRVSFKRRSDGTVEQLILISEDDQPMLKRIESSHPTMDKLQDYTGKYYSSELESFIKLDINNGILMTKDRRGGDLQLKPIEQDVFAGEYPLLKIHFKRDINGKITGFKVSAGRTRNLWFEKQK